One segment of Desulfurellaceae bacterium DNA contains the following:
- a CDS encoding ABC transporter ATP-binding protein, with product MQHLTKRYGDLTAVSDISFQVDSGQILGFLGPNGSGKTTTMRIITGFMPATSGTVKVEGFDIFTDSFEARKRIGYLPENPPLYTDMTVTAYLRFVARIKGLRKAEIGEALDIAVTRCGLTEVVNRLTGQLSKGFRQRVGLAQAIIHNPAVLILDEPTVGLDPQQIIEIRSLIKELAGSHTVVLSTHILPEVSQVCEKVVIIRSGQVVLEDTLTHLTEDQSLEDVFLRAIAQEDAQPDADTQPGASPHPAPLPEGEGDKEENGV from the coding sequence GTGCAGCACCTGACAAAACGCTACGGTGACCTGACCGCAGTCTCGGACATCTCCTTTCAGGTCGACTCGGGTCAGATCCTCGGCTTCCTCGGTCCCAACGGCTCGGGCAAAACCACCACCATGCGGATTATTACCGGTTTCATGCCGGCAACGAGCGGGACGGTCAAAGTCGAGGGATTCGATATCTTCACCGACTCCTTTGAGGCGCGCAAGCGGATCGGCTACCTGCCGGAGAACCCGCCCCTGTACACCGATATGACCGTCACCGCGTACTTGCGCTTTGTGGCCCGGATCAAGGGACTGCGCAAGGCCGAGATTGGCGAGGCTCTCGACATCGCCGTCACCCGCTGCGGGCTGACCGAGGTCGTCAACCGGCTGACCGGGCAGCTGTCCAAGGGCTTTCGGCAGCGGGTCGGGCTGGCACAGGCGATTATTCACAATCCGGCGGTGCTGATCCTGGACGAGCCGACCGTCGGGCTCGACCCGCAGCAGATCATCGAGATTCGCTCCCTGATCAAAGAGCTGGCCGGCTCGCATACCGTCGTGCTCTCGACCCACATTCTGCCAGAGGTCTCTCAGGTGTGCGAAAAAGTGGTGATTATCCGGTCCGGCCAGGTCGTCCTCGAGGATACCCTGACCCACCTGACCGAGGACCAATCGCTGGAAGACGTCTTTCTGCGGGCCATCGCTCAGGAAGACGCTCAGCCTGACGCAGACACCCAGCCCGGAGCAAGCCCTCACCCCGCCCCTCTCCCAGAGGGAGAGGGAGACAAAGAGGAGAACGGGGTATGA